ATTGCCTCCAGTGTCGCCGATGTCCCCTTTGTAAAGTCGAGTGCAATTTCACAGAGGCGACAGGAAGCTGGTTTCTGGAACGCCTCAGCCTGAAACGCGGAGGACACGAAGGCAATTTCCACCACTGTGCCGTCAGGATGGACAACTTTGAAGGTACGCCGTCTGGCGCGGACGGCGATGTGTCCCAGAAGACGGCGGGGGTAGATAATTTCCGCGATCTTTCCGTTTATGTCCGTTTCCTTTATATCCCATGCCTCCCCGATCTTTTCCCCCGCGGCGCACTCAATCTCCAAATGTCCCGCCGGGTCACCCTTTATTGGTCCAGGGATTTTCAGTGTGTAATGGGCCTTTCCTGCCGTGCGACTAAAACGCAACGACAAACCGCGCCTGAAGAGACGCCAGTCGAACGTATCGAGATAAATATCCTCCTGGTTGATTGTTCGCTGTGTTTGGACTTCGCAACCCAGCGCGCGCAGCGAAGCGAGAATGGCCTGCTCCATTCCGGAATTTGGCAGGAGGAACCTGTATTCGTCTTTCTTCAGCGTTTTGGCTTTCATCTTTTTTCCCGGGTCCCGTGTATATCAAAGAGGAATGCTATAAGCATTGAAGAAACGCCAGCTCCCGTTCGGCCATCCGGGAAAACAGCGCCCCCTTCCTTTTTGCCCTCCTGATTTCCCCGGAACAGTCGCTTCCGGCGGCAAGGAGGATCGTCAGTCTTGTTTTTACGATATTGCAGCCGACAACATGCACCTTTCCATTATGATTGCAGTCAAGTCCGTCGGCGACCCGCAGTATTGCCGCACCCCACAAAACAATAAATCTGCTCGAACTCTTCAACGAGGCGAATTGTCTGTGCTTTGCCGCGTCCGGTTCCGCCTTGTTATGGTAGCGGGCGATCAGGGCGCAGATTTTTTGCTCTTTTTTGTTAATTCCGGGAAGTTTGGCCTCAAGAATCATGTCGCGGCTGTGTTTGTGATGAGCGCCGTTTGTTGTGCGTAACCAGCCGATATCGTGAAGCATTGACGAGACCTCTAAAAGAAGACGGTCGCGGATGGTCAGTTTGTGGATGCCGGCAAGCGCGTCGAAGAGAAAGAGCGTCAGTTTAGTGGTATTCTTTGCATGCGCCAAGTCGGCATTTGCTTCGATAATGATTTTCTTGATTGCGGCGGCAACAGTGGCTGCTTTATACTCTTTTTCCCCACCAGTGTTCATTTTTTTCTACCCTTCCGTTGACCGATCCGTTTGACAAGTTCGGAGTAGGGGGGCGATTTTAACCCGCCCTTCCGCGCGATCGCGATCAGGGCGCTTTGGCTGCGCACCGGGGCTTTGCCGGTATCGCGCGGCACACGCCGGTAGCTTCCATCCGGCTGCATGATGCGGGATTTGATGTTGTCGTTTAAATACGTCATCAGTATTTCATTGACGATCCGCGTTTTTAGCTTCTTGTCATTGACAGGATAGAGGATTTCCGCCCTCTTCTTGAAGTTGCGGGGCATCCAGTCGGCGCTTCCCGAATAGATGTCCGGATTGCCGCCGTTATGGAAGTAGTAGATGCGGGAATGTTCAAGGAACCGATCGAGGATGCTTGTGACGTGGATGTTTTCGCTGACGCCGGGAATCCCGGGTCGCAGGCAGCAGATGCCGCGGACGATCAAATCTATCCTTACGCCTGCCTGTGACGCCCGATACAGAGCGCGGATGGTAGGTTCGTCGAGCAGGGCGTTCATCTTGGCAATGATTCGACCGGGCGCTTTAGCGGAGGATTGCTTGATCTCGCGATCGATCAGCGCGATGATCCGCTCGCGCATATTTGCAGGGGAAAGGAAGAGCCTTTTGAACCGCGCTTCGATGTTTTCCGGTTTCAGCATATCCCTGCCGGTCCAAGAATTGAATCCGGTAATGACGTTGAACAGCGAGGCGACGTCATTGCTGATTTCCGGATCGGCGGTCATCAGCCCGACATCGGTATAGAGCTGGGCTGTCTGGGTATTGTAATTCCCCGAGGAAAGATGGACATAGCGGCGCAGCTTATCGCCTTCGCGTCTGACAACGAGCGCCGCCTTGCAGTGGATCTTCCAGTTGACAAAGCCGTAAATTGGGTTAATGCCCGATTTTTCCATACGCTGGGCAAGATCGATGTTCTTTGCCTCGTCAAAACGGGCCTTGATCTCGATCACTGCGGTAACCTGCTTCCCATGTTCAGCAGCGCGGCAGAGGGCTTCGACTATCGGCGAATTGCGGTCAATCCGGTAAAGGGTCTGCTTGATGGCAAGCACATCCGGGTCTTCAGCGGCGCTGTTGATGAAGTCAACAACAACTCCGAATGAGTCATACGGGTGGTGGAGGAACATGTCGCCTTCCCGGATCACGCTGAAGATGTCCTCCTTGCCGGCAAGACGGCGGGGAATCCGGGGATTGAACGGCTCATCCCGGTAAATATTTGCAACAGGCAGATCGTACAGCGGCAGCAGTCCGCAGAGGTTCAGCGGACCGGGTATGTGATAGATATTGGTTTCTTCCATTGCCAGCCCCCGGCACAAGGTGCGCAGCATCTTCTGGTGGAAGCCTTTTTTTACCTCAAGCCGGACGGCGATTTTGTTGGAACGGTCTTTAAGTTCGGCTTCCACCGATTTCAGCAGATCCATCACCGAGTCTTCGTGGAGGTCGTAATCCTGGTTGCGGGTGACGCGGAAGGGAAAGCAGGCGGTGATATTCATCCCCGGGAAAAGCCCCCCGATTTTCAAACTGATCAGGTCTTCGAGCAGGACAAAATGGCGTTCGTTTTTGTTTATCCCCTCCTCCACGGGGATCAGACGCGGCAGCAGCGAAGGGACCTCTATAAAGGCGTAGGGCTGAATATAGTTGTCCTGCGGGGAATCCATGTCGAACAGGTACGTTTGTGAGTCAAGGGTGGTCTGCGGCTCCTTGAACATGACCATCAGATTGAGTCGCAGGTTGCCGAGAAAGGGAAAGGGATGGCCCGCGTCAACGGCGAGCGGCGTAAGAATAGGAAGCACCTGCGTCTCAAAGTATCTGTTAAGTTTGTTGATTTCTTTTTTGTCAAGTGAATCAACGGAGCGAATCTGGATTCCGGCCTGTTGGAGGCCGGGAAGAACGATCTGCTGGAGACAACTGTACTGTTGCGCAATGTAGGCGCGCGCCTTTTGGGCGATGTCTGTCATGATCTGTTGGGGGAGCATCCCCGAGGGATCCGCATCGATTACCCCGGCCTGGATGAGACGAGCCAGGGCGCCGACGCGAATCTGAAAGAATTCATCCAGATTGGAGCTGAAGATGGAGATAAATTTCAGCTTTTCGAGGGCCGGCGTAGCGGGGTCTTCGGCTTCCTCAAGCACTCGGCGGTTGAACTCGAGCCAGGAGAGATCCCGGTTCAACAGCAGAGAGGGGTCCTTGATGCTTATTTCCTTGATCTTTTCCACATCAGGATGCGCCGCTGTCTGCGTCTGCAGTTCAGCATCGTCTTGAGCAAGCGACGCTTTTGTCTTTTTGAGGGATGGTTTTACCGTTCCCTTCTTTTTCACCGTTGTCGCTTTGATCTCTTTCATGAGCTTATGCTCCTTTTCCTGAAGCTATTCCGCGACGGCGATCTTCAGTGATCCCCCTCTTCCCAGGATGTCGTGGAGATGCACATATCCCTGGAGGCGGTTTTCCCTGTCTGCCACAACGAGGGTGGTTATCTCTTCGCGCTGCATGTATTCGATCGCCTGGGCGACGGTGATCTCTTCCCTGATCGATTTGGGCGCCGGGCTCATGAAATCAGTGACAGAGGCTGTGCGGAAATCAACTTCCCTGCGAACGATCCGGCGGATGTCGCCATCGGTCATGATTCCCTTTATATGGGTTTCTGCATCGGCAATAATGACGAATCCCTTGTTTTTCTCGTCCATTTCCCGTACCGCTTCGAGAAAGGTCGCCGTATCCGCCACCTGAGGAATTTGGGATCCGGCAACCATGACATCCCGGATTTTCGCCCTCAGCCTCAGTCCCAGATTGCCGCCGGGGTGAAATTTGTAGAAATCCTCCTCCTGGAAATTCCGGCGCGTTATCAACGCGACGGCGAGGGCATCGCCCATCGCCAGCGCCGCGGTGGAACTCGAAGTGGGAGCCAGGCCGAACGGACAGGCCTCTTTTTCCACGCCAACATCGATCGCAATATCGGCGGCGCGCGCCAGCGACGAAGAGAGGTTGCCGGTAAAGGCGATGCAGGGCACGCCCAGCTCGCGGATACTGGAGATGATCAGGTTCAGTTCGTTTGTTTCCCCGCTGTTGGAGATGGCGATTAGCACATCGCCCCTCGTCACGATTCCCAGATCTCCGTGCAATCCTTCGACTGGATGAAGAAACAGGGCCTTCGTTCCAGTGCTGGTCAGAGTGGCAACGATCTTTTTGCCAATCAGCCCCGATTTGCCAATCCCGGCGACGATCACCCGTCCCCTGCTTTTGTAAATCAATTCAACCGCCTGGGAAAAAGATTCGCCAACTTTCCCGATCAGGCTGAAGATGCTTTCCGCTTCAATCCGGAGCACCTCTCTACCCTGCTGTATGGAAATATCCTCAATCAATGGAATGCCCTTTCCGTGAAAATCTCTTTAGTATAGGGAAAGTATCAGAAATAACGGCATATGACAAGGTTCATTTCTTCAGGGTAAAAAAATCCAAAGCAAAAAATTGCAGGAATAATACCCTAACAATTCACTATAGGTAAGATGCTGAAAAGGAGATCATTTGGGCATCCAACCCAGCCCTTTGGCGTGCAGGCTTTGGATGAAGAGCCGGTCAGCGGTCTCCGTAACGGCAGTCGTTTCGGGATACGCGCCGCTCGGGTCTTGCAAATCAGTCACTACCTTGCCGTCTTCCGTGAACGCCATTACGTGGCCGTATGCTTTCGGAATTGGCCACATAGCC
This region of Syntrophales bacterium genomic DNA includes:
- a CDS encoding KpsF/GutQ family sugar-phosphate isomerase, coding for MIEDISIQQGREVLRIEAESIFSLIGKVGESFSQAVELIYKSRGRVIVAGIGKSGLIGKKIVATLTSTGTKALFLHPVEGLHGDLGIVTRGDVLIAISNSGETNELNLIISSIRELGVPCIAFTGNLSSSLARAADIAIDVGVEKEACPFGLAPTSSSTAALAMGDALAVALITRRNFQEEDFYKFHPGGNLGLRLRAKIRDVMVAGSQIPQVADTATFLEAVREMDEKNKGFVIIADAETHIKGIMTDGDIRRIVRREVDFRTASVTDFMSPAPKSIREEITVAQAIEYMQREEITTLVVADRENRLQGYVHLHDILGRGGSLKIAVAE
- a CDS encoding HD domain-containing protein, which encodes MNTGGEKEYKAATVAAAIKKIIIEANADLAHAKNTTKLTLFLFDALAGIHKLTIRDRLLLEVSSMLHDIGWLRTTNGAHHKHSRDMILEAKLPGINKKEQKICALIARYHNKAEPDAAKHRQFASLKSSSRFIVLWGAAILRVADGLDCNHNGKVHVVGCNIVKTRLTILLAAGSDCSGEIRRAKRKGALFSRMAERELAFLQCL
- the ppk1 gene encoding polyphosphate kinase 1 yields the protein MKEIKATTVKKKGTVKPSLKKTKASLAQDDAELQTQTAAHPDVEKIKEISIKDPSLLLNRDLSWLEFNRRVLEEAEDPATPALEKLKFISIFSSNLDEFFQIRVGALARLIQAGVIDADPSGMLPQQIMTDIAQKARAYIAQQYSCLQQIVLPGLQQAGIQIRSVDSLDKKEINKLNRYFETQVLPILTPLAVDAGHPFPFLGNLRLNLMVMFKEPQTTLDSQTYLFDMDSPQDNYIQPYAFIEVPSLLPRLIPVEEGINKNERHFVLLEDLISLKIGGLFPGMNITACFPFRVTRNQDYDLHEDSVMDLLKSVEAELKDRSNKIAVRLEVKKGFHQKMLRTLCRGLAMEETNIYHIPGPLNLCGLLPLYDLPVANIYRDEPFNPRIPRRLAGKEDIFSVIREGDMFLHHPYDSFGVVVDFINSAAEDPDVLAIKQTLYRIDRNSPIVEALCRAAEHGKQVTAVIEIKARFDEAKNIDLAQRMEKSGINPIYGFVNWKIHCKAALVVRREGDKLRRYVHLSSGNYNTQTAQLYTDVGLMTADPEISNDVASLFNVITGFNSWTGRDMLKPENIEARFKRLFLSPANMRERIIALIDREIKQSSAKAPGRIIAKMNALLDEPTIRALYRASQAGVRIDLIVRGICCLRPGIPGVSENIHVTSILDRFLEHSRIYYFHNGGNPDIYSGSADWMPRNFKKRAEILYPVNDKKLKTRIVNEILMTYLNDNIKSRIMQPDGSYRRVPRDTGKAPVRSQSALIAIARKGGLKSPPYSELVKRIGQRKGRKK